The following are encoded together in the Kwoniella europaea PYCC6329 chromosome 1, complete sequence genome:
- a CDS encoding sorting nexin-3, with protein sequence MSQSQPYESNPYYQSPPQQQQPQQPYQNYQSQNPQSPSNASSHQAFQSPYSQTSQGFSSPQQGYSSYPQQQQQQQTPQQGYQQSPQQGYGQQQGYFGQPGGGAGYGQTPQSPPVEVTHSPFVRTDSSARLTFSEMARMAGRPQTFDEMYAVPESFLEIEIRNPMTHGIGRKMYTDYEIVCMTNIPAFKLRHSVVRRRYSDFEAFRDILERESTRVNIPPLPGKVFTNRFTDEIIEQRREGLQRFLEIVAGHPLLQTGSKVLCAFLQDPSWEKSQWV encoded by the exons ATGAGTCAGTCACAGCCATACGAAAGCAATC CATACTACCAGTCTCCTcctcagcaacaacaaccacaacagcCTTATCAGAACTACCAATCCCAAAACCcacaatcaccttccaacgCATCATCGCATCAAGCATTCCAATCGCCCTATAGTCAAACTTCCCAAGGGTTCAGCTCACCCCAGCAGGGTTATTCGAGTTACccacaacagcaacaacaacaacagactCCCCAGCAAGGGTATCAACAGTCACCACAACAGGGTTATGGACAGCAACAAGGTTACTTCGGTCAACCTGGAGGAGGAGCCGGGTATGGTCAGACCCCTCAGAGTCCACCAG TCGAAGTGACCCACTCCCCCTTTGTCCGAACCGACTCTTCAGCCCGATTGACCTTCTCCGAGATGGCTCGTATGGCCGGTCGGCCCCAGACGTTCGACGAGATGTACGCTGTTCCCGAAAGCTTTCTGGAGATCGAAATTAGGAATCCGATGACTCATGGGATTGGGAGAAAGATGTATACGGACTACGAGATTGTTTGTATG ACAAACATCCCAGCATTCAAACTCCGTCATTCAGTTGTACGTAGACGATACTCCGATTTCGAGGCTTTCCGAGATATattggaaagggaaagtacAAGGGTCAATATCCCTCCTTTACCTGGTAAA GTATTTACCAATCGATTTACTGACGAGATAATCGAACAACGTAGAGAAGGATTACAGCGATTCCTAGAGATCGTAGCTGGACATCCACTGTTGCAAACTGGGAGTAAAGTTCTGTGTGCTTTCTTACAAGATCCTTCGTGGGAGAAGTCTCAGTGGGTATAA